A single window of Achromobacter xylosoxidans DNA harbors:
- a CDS encoding HAD-IA family hydrolase yields MSALILFDFDGTLADTAPDLAAAANQQRTRRGLEPLPYETLRPVASQGARGLLRVALGLKPGDDEYEPTRLQFLEDYAASSTVHSKLFPGIEALLADIRQRGLSWGIVTNKVTYLTLPIVEHLNLTRDSAVLVCGDTTAHAKPHPLPLQHAAREAGFATDRCVYVGDDLRDIQAAHAAGMPAVAAAYGYVGEDDDIISWEAETCANTPAELWSAIEPLLPRDLR; encoded by the coding sequence ATGAGCGCCCTGATCCTGTTTGACTTCGACGGCACGCTGGCCGACACCGCCCCTGACCTGGCCGCCGCCGCCAACCAGCAGCGTACCCGCCGCGGCCTGGAGCCGCTGCCCTACGAAACGCTGCGTCCGGTCGCCTCGCAGGGCGCGCGCGGCCTGCTGCGCGTGGCGCTCGGCCTGAAGCCGGGCGACGACGAGTACGAACCGACCCGCCTGCAGTTCCTGGAAGACTACGCAGCCAGTTCCACCGTCCACAGCAAGCTTTTCCCCGGCATCGAGGCGCTGCTGGCCGACATCCGCCAGCGCGGCCTGTCGTGGGGCATCGTGACCAACAAGGTCACCTACCTGACGCTGCCGATCGTCGAGCACCTGAACCTGACCCGCGACAGCGCCGTGCTCGTCTGCGGCGACACCACCGCCCACGCCAAGCCGCACCCGCTGCCCCTGCAGCACGCCGCGCGCGAGGCCGGCTTCGCCACCGACCGCTGCGTCTACGTCGGCGACGACCTGCGCGACATCCAGGCCGCGCACGCGGCCGGCATGCCGGCGGTGGCGGCAGCTTACGGCTACGTCGGCGAAGACGACGACATCATCAGCTGGGAAGCGGAAACCTGCGCCAACACGCCGGCCGAGCTGTGGTCCGCGATCGAGCCGCTGCTGCCGCGCGATCTGCGTTGA
- a CDS encoding cation diffusion facilitator family transporter yields the protein MSGNHEHGDVRALPESRLWIAFALTGTFMVIEIVGGLWTGSLALISDAMHMMTDAIALLLALIAIRAGRKAADLMRTYGYARFEILAAAINALVLLGVAFYILYEAWRRLEAPPDIQSAGMLAVAIAGLVINLVSMRLLAGSKDDSLNVKGAYLEVWADMLGSVAVIAGAVIIWLTGWRWVDSALAVAIGFMVFPRTWVLLRECINLLLEGVPPGMSLGAVRDAIAGTDGVASVHDIHLWAITQKQPLLTGHVVLAAGADGETVRLEIERRLQEDFDLHHTTLQVERSDRSEQEHIH from the coding sequence ATGAGCGGCAATCACGAACACGGTGACGTGCGCGCGTTGCCCGAATCGCGTCTCTGGATCGCCTTCGCGCTGACCGGCACGTTCATGGTGATCGAGATCGTCGGAGGCCTCTGGACCGGCAGCCTGGCGCTCATCTCCGATGCCATGCACATGATGACGGACGCCATCGCGCTGCTGCTGGCGCTGATCGCGATCCGCGCGGGCCGCAAGGCCGCCGATCTGATGCGCACCTACGGCTATGCCCGCTTCGAGATCCTGGCTGCCGCGATCAATGCATTGGTGCTGCTGGGCGTGGCCTTCTACATCCTGTACGAAGCCTGGCGCCGTCTGGAGGCGCCGCCAGATATCCAGTCCGCCGGCATGCTGGCCGTGGCCATCGCGGGGTTGGTGATCAACCTGGTGTCGATGCGGCTGCTGGCCGGTTCCAAGGACGACAGTCTGAACGTGAAGGGCGCCTACCTCGAAGTCTGGGCCGACATGCTGGGCTCGGTCGCCGTCATCGCCGGGGCCGTGATCATCTGGTTGACGGGCTGGCGCTGGGTGGATTCGGCGCTGGCCGTGGCCATCGGCTTCATGGTCTTTCCCCGTACCTGGGTGCTGCTGCGCGAATGCATCAACCTGCTGCTCGAAGGCGTGCCGCCCGGCATGAGCCTGGGCGCGGTGCGCGACGCCATCGCCGGCACCGACGGCGTCGCCAGCGTGCATGACATTCACCTGTGGGCGATCACGCAGAAGCAGCCGCTCCTGACCGGCCACGTGGTGTTGGCGGCGGGCGCCGACGGCGAAACCGTCCGCCTGGAGATCGAGCGACGCCTGCAGGAAGATTTCGACCTGCACCACACGACGCTGCAGGTCGAACGTTCGGATCGTTCCGAGCAGGAACACATCCACTGA
- the wecB gene encoding non-hydrolyzing UDP-N-acetylglucosamine 2-epimerase, whose protein sequence is MKILSIFGTRPEAIKMAPLVAALQEESQIDSVVCVTGQHRQMLDQVLALFDLRTRHDLDIMVPNQTLNGLYARLISQVDGVLEKEQPDYVLVHGDTSTASACALAAFHRRIRIGHVEAGLRTGNLAMPFPEEMNRRVVDAIGDALFAPTAESRANLLRENLAGRITVTGNTVIDALALTCAKLAPDGPLARGLEARYHWLDARRRLMLVTGHRRESFGGGFKNICAALAELARREDLQIVYPVHLNPQVRNVVMKDLAGLERVHLIDPLDYLDFVWFMQRAYLILTDSGGVQEEAPYLGKPVLVMRDVTERPEAVQAGTVALVGTDTQRILTEVNRLLDDPALHASFSRRINPYGDGKASGRIVDALCGRPVSEFDPHGPAAGTAA, encoded by the coding sequence ATGAAGATACTTTCCATATTCGGAACGCGTCCTGAAGCCATCAAGATGGCTCCGCTGGTCGCCGCGTTGCAGGAAGAATCCCAGATCGACAGCGTGGTCTGCGTGACCGGACAGCATCGCCAGATGCTGGACCAGGTGCTCGCACTGTTCGATCTGCGCACCCGGCATGACCTGGACATCATGGTGCCCAACCAGACCTTGAACGGTCTGTATGCGCGGTTGATCAGCCAAGTGGACGGGGTATTGGAAAAAGAACAACCGGACTACGTGCTGGTGCATGGAGACACCAGCACCGCGTCGGCTTGCGCGCTGGCCGCATTCCATCGCCGGATACGCATCGGCCATGTCGAAGCGGGCTTGCGCACCGGCAACCTGGCCATGCCCTTCCCCGAGGAAATGAACCGCCGCGTGGTCGATGCGATCGGCGACGCGCTGTTCGCCCCGACCGCCGAGTCGCGCGCCAATCTGTTGCGCGAAAACCTAGCCGGGCGCATCACGGTGACCGGCAATACCGTGATCGACGCGCTGGCGCTGACCTGCGCCAAGCTGGCGCCGGACGGGCCGCTGGCGCGCGGACTCGAGGCCCGCTACCACTGGCTCGATGCGCGGCGCCGCCTGATGCTGGTCACCGGCCACCGGCGCGAGAGTTTCGGCGGCGGCTTCAAGAACATCTGCGCCGCGCTGGCGGAACTGGCCAGGCGCGAGGATCTGCAGATCGTCTATCCCGTGCATTTGAATCCGCAAGTGCGCAACGTCGTGATGAAGGACCTGGCGGGACTGGAACGCGTACACCTGATCGACCCATTGGATTACCTGGACTTCGTCTGGTTTATGCAACGCGCCTATTTGATCCTGACCGACTCGGGAGGCGTGCAGGAAGAAGCCCCCTACCTGGGCAAACCCGTGCTGGTGATGCGCGATGTGACCGAACGCCCCGAGGCCGTGCAGGCGGGCACGGTGGCGCTGGTAGGCACCGACACGCAGCGCATCCTGACCGAGGTCAACCGGCTGCTGGACGACCCCGCCCTGCATGCCTCGTTTTCGCGCCGCATCAATCCCTACGGAGACGGCAAGGCCAGCGGGCGCATCGTCGACGCGCTATGCGGCCGGCCGGTTTCGGAATTCGATCCTCATGGACCGGCCGCCGGCACCGCGGCCTGA
- a CDS encoding MFS transporter gives MLLPILLLSAAGFTILTTEFLIVGLLPSLARDLDVTVSQAGLLVSLFAFTVAATGPLLTALMANIERKRLFISVLVLFGLSNALAAAAPNIWVMAVARFVPALALPVFWSLASATAVELVGPARAGRAISMVAFGIVAATVFGIPIGVLISDAFGWRAAFGVLSAVAFAKALLLLLAFPSTRIRAESVKLVTQLRILRNPIVVGHVLLSLLVFTGMFTAYTYLADMLERLAGFNGQIVGWTMMAFGAVGLVGNTLGGRMVDRSPLGATALFSSLMAAGLAFVGPVMQSHGLLAVALTVWGIAQAALFIVCHVRLMKSAPEAPAFAASLNISGANIGIGLGAVVGGHVIDQYGLASLGWAAAVIVALSVALAFALMAASHARPASKAACANA, from the coding sequence ATGCTTTTGCCCATCCTGCTACTTTCTGCCGCCGGTTTCACCATTCTGACCACCGAATTCCTGATTGTCGGCCTGCTGCCCAGCCTGGCCCGCGACCTCGACGTGACGGTATCCCAGGCGGGGCTGCTGGTGTCGCTGTTCGCCTTCACGGTGGCCGCCACCGGTCCGCTGCTGACCGCGCTGATGGCCAACATCGAACGCAAGCGCCTGTTCATCAGCGTGCTGGTGTTGTTCGGCCTGTCCAACGCCCTGGCGGCGGCGGCGCCGAACATCTGGGTCATGGCGGTGGCCCGCTTCGTGCCCGCCCTGGCGTTGCCGGTGTTCTGGTCGCTGGCCAGCGCCACGGCGGTGGAACTTGTCGGGCCGGCCCGCGCCGGACGCGCCATCTCGATGGTGGCGTTCGGCATCGTCGCCGCGACCGTGTTCGGCATTCCCATCGGCGTGCTGATTTCCGATGCGTTTGGTTGGCGCGCGGCCTTCGGCGTGCTCTCGGCGGTGGCATTCGCCAAGGCGCTGTTGCTGCTGCTGGCCTTTCCCAGCACCCGCATCCGCGCCGAGAGCGTCAAGCTGGTGACGCAGCTGCGCATCCTGCGCAACCCGATCGTGGTCGGCCACGTGCTGCTGTCGCTGCTGGTGTTCACCGGCATGTTCACCGCCTACACCTATCTGGCGGACATGCTGGAGCGGTTGGCCGGTTTCAACGGCCAGATCGTCGGCTGGACCATGATGGCATTCGGCGCCGTTGGCCTGGTCGGCAACACGCTGGGCGGCCGCATGGTCGACCGCAGCCCGCTGGGCGCCACCGCGCTGTTTTCGTCGCTGATGGCGGCGGGCCTGGCATTCGTGGGCCCGGTGATGCAGTCGCATGGCCTGCTGGCCGTGGCCTTGACGGTCTGGGGCATCGCCCAGGCGGCGCTTTTCATCGTCTGCCACGTGCGGCTGATGAAGTCGGCCCCCGAGGCGCCCGCCTTTGCCGCCTCGCTCAACATCTCCGGCGCCAACATCGGCATCGGCCTGGGCGCGGTGGTGGGCGGCCACGTGATCGACCAGTACGGCCTGGCATCGCTGGGCTGGGCGGCGGCGGTCATCGTGGCCCTGTCGGTGGCCCTGGCTTTCGCGCTGATGGCGGCCTCGCACGCGCGGCCTGCCTCCAAGGCGGCCTGCGCCAACGCCTGA